A single Saccharolobus shibatae B12 DNA region contains:
- a CDS encoding THUMP domain-containing protein encodes MWQNPKALVTTKPGKGQKCINEILNRILIKDIDARVIEYVQNVILIYSNLDPLVIYGLLFASPPSCAEKVYPFQSIIDATNEREIVVNVMNFMKNRVKDIKTFYVRCYSRGISVNCREIEMGVGIGLKGLINVDFKDPEVILHVNVLKEFAGISLLRKNQEKFRTTLLDKI; translated from the coding sequence ATGTGGCAGAACCCAAAGGCTCTTGTAACTACAAAACCTGGTAAAGGTCAGAAGTGTATAAATGAAATTTTGAATAGGATACTTATAAAAGATATTGATGCGAGAGTTATAGAGTATGTGCAAAACGTAATTCTCATTTACTCAAATTTAGACCCATTAGTAATTTATGGTCTACTTTTCGCTTCTCCTCCATCTTGTGCTGAAAAAGTATATCCATTTCAATCAATTATAGATGCCACTAACGAAAGGGAGATTGTTGTTAATGTAATGAATTTTATGAAAAACAGAGTAAAAGATATCAAAACTTTTTATGTTCGTTGTTATAGTAGGGGAATTAGTGTAAATTGTAGAGAAATTGAAATGGGAGTAGGGATAGGGCTAAAGGGTTTAATTAATGTTGATTTTAAAGATCCGGAAGTTATACTCCACGTTAATGTATTAAAGGAATTCGCTGGGATATCGCTTTTGAGAAAGAATCAAGAAAAGTTTCGGACTACTCTCTTAGATAAAATATAA
- a CDS encoding ORC1-type DNA replication protein, producing MVSAKDILSDSLRSSVLIIKHKDKLSPDYVPENLPHREEKIKELGFVFRDLLAGDAKDSERVVIVGRTGTGKTATVRLFGKNFEDIAEREYGVKVKYVHVNCYRHRTLYLISQEIANALKLPIPSRGLSAQEVFKMIHEYLDRRNIHLIVALDEFGHFLNTANTEEIYFLVRLYDEISAIIKRISYIFIVNESHSIYKLDRSIRDHIARRLIEFPPYKSMELYDILKYRVDEAFNDNAVDDEVLQFISNTYGYDKGGNGNARIAIETLSLAGEIAEKEGSPVVLLDHAKKANSTINPEIQEIVDSLSYLDLHQLILLKALIRVLNKNKADEVTMGTLEEEYISLAREFNEEPRRHTQVYEYLRKLKVIGIINTRQSGKGMRGRTTLVSLSLPLDKRLDDYIMQQIVVRLKSKA from the coding sequence TTGGTTTCAGCTAAGGATATACTTTCAGATAGCTTGAGATCATCAGTGTTAATAATCAAGCATAAGGATAAGCTTTCGCCAGATTACGTGCCGGAAAATTTACCACATAGAGAAGAAAAGATTAAGGAATTAGGTTTCGTATTTAGAGATTTACTAGCTGGAGATGCTAAAGATTCAGAAAGAGTTGTAATAGTAGGTAGGACAGGTACTGGGAAAACAGCAACTGTTAGATTGTTTGGTAAAAATTTTGAAGATATTGCGGAGAGAGAGTACGGAGTTAAAGTAAAGTATGTTCATGTAAATTGTTATCGGCATAGAACATTGTATTTGATAAGTCAAGAAATAGCTAATGCGTTAAAACTACCCATACCCTCGAGGGGATTATCAGCACAAGAAGTATTTAAGATGATCCATGAATATTTAGATAGGAGAAATATACATCTAATAGTTGCATTAGATGAGTTTGGACATTTCTTGAATACTGCAAATACTGAGGAAATATACTTCTTAGTAAGATTGTATGATGAAATATCAGCAATAATAAAGAGAATTAGTTATATATTTATAGTTAATGAAAGCCATTCTATTTATAAATTAGATAGAAGTATAAGGGATCATATAGCAAGAAGATTAATTGAATTTCCCCCTTACAAATCTATGGAACTTTACGATATTTTGAAGTATAGGGTAGATGAAGCTTTTAATGATAATGCTGTAGATGATGAGGTATTACAATTCATATCCAATACTTATGGCTATGATAAAGGGGGTAATGGTAATGCCAGAATTGCAATAGAGACTCTAAGTTTAGCTGGAGAAATAGCAGAGAAGGAGGGATCACCAGTGGTATTGTTAGATCATGCTAAGAAGGCTAATTCTACAATAAATCCAGAGATTCAAGAGATTGTGGATAGTTTATCGTATCTCGATTTGCATCAACTTATACTCTTGAAAGCGCTGATACGGGTTTTAAATAAGAATAAAGCTGATGAGGTTACAATGGGAACCTTAGAAGAGGAATATATATCATTAGCCAGAGAATTTAATGAGGAACCTAGAAGACATACACAAGTTTATGAGTATCTGAGGAAACTTAAGGTAATAGGGATAATTAATACTAGGCAGAGTGGGAAGGGAATGAGAGGAAGAACGACTCTAGTTTCCCTTTCTCTACCATTAGATAAAAGATTAGATGATTATATTATGCAACAAATAGTGGTGAGGTTAAAATCGAAGGCTTAA
- the moaC gene encoding cyclic pyranopterin monophosphate synthase MoaC, whose amino-acid sequence MSSEAKMVDISPKETVLRVAEAEGFIKLKNDTIRRIMENEIEKGNVIAVAKTAGIMAAKKTSEFLPLCHLIPLENVDIDIKIESNGIRVRSKVKAHYKTGVEMEALVATSISLLTIWDMVKKYEKDENGKYPYTMIENIKVIDKIKEKD is encoded by the coding sequence ATGAGCTCCGAAGCTAAAATGGTAGATATATCTCCAAAGGAAACTGTATTAAGAGTAGCAGAAGCTGAGGGATTCATTAAACTAAAAAACGATACTATAAGGAGAATTATGGAAAATGAAATAGAGAAGGGGAACGTAATTGCTGTTGCAAAAACCGCAGGGATAATGGCTGCAAAGAAAACGTCTGAGTTTTTACCTCTATGCCATTTAATACCATTAGAAAATGTTGACATTGATATAAAAATTGAGAGTAACGGTATAAGAGTTAGATCTAAGGTTAAGGCTCATTATAAAACTGGAGTAGAGATGGAAGCATTAGTTGCTACATCTATCTCCTTGTTAACTATTTGGGACATGGTTAAAAAATATGAAAAAGACGAGAACGGAAAATACCCATATACTATGATTGAGAATATAAAAGTTATAGATAAGATAAAAGAGAAAGACTAA
- a CDS encoding replication factor C large subunit: protein MIQWFLKYRPRSLKDVENQDDAKKELQEWIESWLNGKPNAKAILLHGPPGVGKTTLAEALAHDYNLELLEMNASDSRKLQDIKSVAEKASVYGSIFGTRGKLILLDEVDGINVREDTGAIQGILELIEKTKYPIIMTANDPWNPALRELRNKTKMVGLNKLGKYPLRRLLKKICQAEKIICDDEALNYIIDTSEGDARYAINMLQGIGEGYGKVTLDLVEAMARRKERELDPFETLRDIFWARYSWQAKNAATSAQMDYDMLIRWISENIPIQYDNIEDVWRAFDALSRASIFLKRAKGGDWDLLSYAYDLMSSGVAAAEIEKKKPNWKPKWKKYQFPSYIQLLSKSKDIRDTRDEIIKKLAIHSSFNKALNDTYPFFLIFYKKYDKRLSLNTKEKEYLNSASKS from the coding sequence ATGATACAATGGTTTTTAAAATACAGACCACGTTCTCTAAAAGATGTGGAAAATCAAGATGATGCTAAAAAGGAACTACAAGAGTGGATAGAGTCGTGGCTTAATGGAAAACCAAACGCTAAGGCAATATTATTACACGGCCCTCCAGGTGTTGGAAAAACTACCTTAGCTGAGGCACTAGCTCACGATTATAATCTCGAACTCTTAGAAATGAACGCTAGTGATTCAAGAAAACTGCAAGATATAAAGAGTGTAGCGGAAAAGGCATCTGTTTATGGCAGTATATTCGGAACGAGGGGAAAATTAATACTCCTAGATGAAGTTGATGGGATAAATGTCCGTGAAGATACTGGAGCTATTCAAGGTATTTTAGAACTTATTGAAAAAACAAAATACCCTATAATAATGACCGCTAATGATCCTTGGAATCCAGCATTAAGAGAGTTAAGAAACAAAACAAAAATGGTCGGATTAAATAAGTTAGGAAAGTATCCTTTAAGAAGGCTTTTAAAAAAGATTTGCCAAGCAGAAAAGATTATTTGTGATGATGAGGCCTTAAACTATATAATTGATACTAGTGAAGGAGATGCTAGATATGCAATTAATATGTTACAAGGAATTGGAGAAGGTTATGGTAAGGTTACTCTTGATTTAGTCGAAGCTATGGCTAGAAGAAAAGAACGTGAATTAGATCCGTTTGAAACACTAAGAGATATCTTCTGGGCAAGATATTCATGGCAAGCTAAAAATGCCGCTACAAGTGCTCAAATGGATTATGATATGCTAATCAGATGGATATCAGAAAATATACCTATACAATACGATAATATTGAAGATGTTTGGAGAGCTTTTGACGCTCTCTCTAGAGCTTCAATATTTTTAAAGAGAGCAAAAGGTGGTGATTGGGACCTATTATCTTACGCGTATGATCTAATGAGCTCTGGAGTAGCCGCTGCAGAAATTGAAAAGAAAAAACCTAATTGGAAACCAAAATGGAAAAAGTACCAGTTTCCGTCATATATACAACTACTATCTAAGAGTAAAGATATAAGAGATACGAGGGACGAGATCATTAAGAAACTCGCAATACATTCATCTTTTAACAAGGCATTAAATGATACTTATCCATTCTTCCTAATATTCTATAAGAAATATGATAAAAGGTTAAGTTTAAATACTAAAGAAAAAGAGTATCTTAATTCCGCGTCTAAATCTTAG
- a CDS encoding replication factor C small subunit: MSAKVEEILWAEKYRPRTLDDIVNQREIIDRLKKFVKEKNMPHLLFAGPPGTGKTTAALALVHDLYGDNYVEYFLELNASDERGIDVIRNKVKEFARTVIPGNVPFKVVLLDEADNMTADAQQALRRTMELYTENTRFILACNYLSKIIEPIQSRTALFRFYPLKKEDVVNRLVYIAKNEKADYDQKALETIYDITMGDMRKSINILQAASAYGKISVEAVFKVLGLAQPKEVREMISLALQGKFTQAREKLRTLLITYGLSGEDIIKQIHREITSSELQISEELRVLLLDYIGETEFRIIEGADDEIQLSALLAKMAIYGNKYIGSENK, translated from the coding sequence ATGAGCGCGAAGGTAGAAGAAATACTTTGGGCTGAAAAGTATAGACCTAGAACTTTAGATGATATAGTAAATCAAAGAGAGATCATAGATAGGTTAAAAAAGTTCGTCAAGGAAAAGAATATGCCTCATTTACTCTTTGCAGGGCCACCGGGTACCGGGAAGACTACCGCTGCTTTAGCTCTTGTCCATGATCTATATGGAGACAATTATGTAGAATACTTCCTTGAACTAAACGCTAGCGATGAAAGGGGAATAGATGTAATTAGAAATAAGGTAAAGGAGTTTGCACGTACAGTAATTCCAGGTAATGTTCCTTTTAAGGTAGTTCTTCTAGATGAGGCAGATAACATGACTGCTGATGCCCAACAAGCTTTAAGGAGAACTATGGAACTATATACAGAAAACACGAGATTTATACTAGCTTGTAACTACTTAAGCAAAATCATTGAGCCAATACAATCTAGAACCGCATTATTTAGATTTTATCCGCTAAAAAAGGAAGATGTTGTTAATAGATTGGTATATATAGCTAAAAATGAAAAAGCTGATTACGATCAGAAAGCTTTGGAAACTATCTACGATATAACCATGGGAGATATGAGAAAGAGTATAAATATTTTACAAGCTGCCTCAGCTTATGGCAAGATTAGTGTAGAGGCTGTATTTAAGGTTTTAGGGTTGGCACAACCTAAGGAAGTTAGAGAGATGATCAGCCTAGCGTTGCAAGGAAAATTCACACAAGCAAGAGAGAAGCTAAGAACTTTGCTTATTACATATGGCTTATCTGGAGAGGATATAATAAAGCAAATACATAGAGAGATAACTTCCTCAGAGCTTCAAATAAGTGAGGAATTAAGAGTTCTATTACTAGATTACATAGGAGAGACTGAGTTTAGAATAATAGAGGGTGCTGATGATGAAATACAGTTATCTGCATTATTAGCTAAAATGGCCATTTATGGGAATAAATATATAGGCAGTGAGAATAAATGA
- a CDS encoding YbhB/YbcL family Raf kinase inhibitor-like protein, which yields MRIVSSAFKNEDFIPIKYTCDGQDLSPELEWDLVINAKSYAVIVEDPDAPGGTFIHWVIYNITTNRLPEGVPKVYKSQYGIQGVNDFGNVGYNGPCPPKTHPPHRYYFYVYAVDTLLNEIKNVDADKLKSLIKGHEIDKGFVMGKYKRK from the coding sequence ATGAGGATAGTATCTTCAGCCTTTAAGAACGAGGATTTTATACCCATTAAATATACTTGTGATGGACAAGATCTGTCTCCAGAGTTAGAGTGGGATCTTGTTATTAATGCTAAAAGTTATGCAGTTATTGTAGAAGATCCAGATGCGCCTGGAGGAACTTTTATACACTGGGTAATATATAACATAACTACCAATAGATTACCGGAAGGAGTGCCAAAAGTTTACAAATCACAATATGGCATACAAGGTGTAAACGATTTTGGGAATGTTGGATACAACGGCCCATGTCCCCCTAAAACACACCCACCTCATAGATACTATTTTTATGTTTATGCAGTAGATACATTACTAAACGAAATTAAGAACGTTGATGCTGACAAATTGAAATCGTTAATAAAGGGACATGAGATAGATAAAGGATTCGTAATGGGTAAATATAAGAGAAAGTAA
- the psmB gene encoding archaeal proteasome endopeptidase complex subunit beta, producing the protein MVIMGNELQLENKILKGTTTVGIKVNDGVVLAADRRASAGFFVANKMVRKVLYITDKIGITTAGSVADLQFIYDVLKNIYHYNSITKYGPISIKGIATRLANVLSATKYFPYIVQILIGGYDDQPRLFNLDYLGDITEENYVATGSGSPVAMGVLEDEYNPKMTLDEAADLAKRAVFSAIKRDSFTGTGVIVAKIHSKGHEELEFYLNKKV; encoded by the coding sequence ATGGTAATTATGGGGAATGAGTTGCAATTAGAAAATAAGATACTTAAGGGAACTACAACTGTAGGAATTAAGGTAAATGATGGAGTAGTTCTTGCAGCAGATAGGAGAGCTAGTGCAGGATTTTTCGTAGCGAATAAAATGGTTAGAAAAGTACTATATATTACAGATAAAATAGGAATAACTACCGCAGGTAGTGTAGCCGATTTACAGTTTATATATGATGTACTGAAAAATATATATCATTATAATAGTATTACTAAATATGGACCAATTTCTATAAAGGGAATTGCAACTAGATTAGCAAACGTATTATCTGCAACAAAGTATTTTCCTTATATCGTTCAAATTCTAATAGGTGGTTACGATGACCAGCCAAGATTGTTCAATTTAGATTATTTGGGCGACATAACTGAAGAAAATTACGTTGCAACTGGTTCTGGTTCACCAGTAGCTATGGGAGTGCTAGAAGATGAGTATAATCCCAAAATGACTTTAGATGAGGCAGCTGACCTAGCTAAGAGGGCTGTGTTCTCAGCAATAAAGCGAGATTCCTTTACGGGTACTGGCGTTATAGTGGCAAAAATTCACAGTAAAGGGCATGAGGAATTAGAGTTCTACTTAAATAAGAAGGTCTGA
- a CDS encoding amidase, whose product MKLEELNSKYNAFITLHNIEENDKGKLKDITFGIKDVILTKGIRTTAGSRILESYVPQKNAYVVDAILREGGKIIGKTNTHEFALGATNTSSIGGPARNPVDPERISGGSSGGSAVAVKLDMVDVGIGTDTGGSVRIPSSLCGVIGFKPTTGLIPTDGVIPFSWSLDTVGIIVKDNIGLLRRVFDAILLNEKKKVEIAKLRTRPRLGLFLFDDMEVSRILLKEIYAKLSSYFDIVEVDLPLLRQYGSKTRRTISLAEASSYHKDWITENSDKYFKDTYTLLLDGMKISATDYIDALRYRRVLIEEYIKAFKNIDFILSPTTKIVAPKISDVLSNPLQFREYLIANTELFNVVGAPSISIPFSTLNELPVGLMISGELYKDGDLVEVTEYILNVVGKH is encoded by the coding sequence ATGAAATTAGAAGAATTAAATTCAAAATATAACGCATTTATCACTCTCCATAATATCGAAGAAAACGATAAAGGTAAGTTAAAGGATATTACATTTGGAATAAAGGATGTTATTCTAACTAAAGGCATAAGGACTACTGCTGGTTCGAGAATTTTAGAAAGCTATGTTCCACAAAAAAATGCGTACGTTGTTGATGCAATACTTAGAGAAGGAGGAAAGATAATAGGAAAAACCAATACCCATGAATTTGCGTTAGGTGCAACTAATACATCAAGTATAGGAGGACCTGCAAGAAATCCAGTTGATCCAGAAAGAATAAGCGGTGGTTCTAGTGGTGGCTCTGCTGTTGCAGTGAAATTAGACATGGTAGATGTGGGAATTGGTACTGACACTGGAGGATCTGTAAGGATTCCTTCGTCTTTATGTGGAGTAATAGGATTTAAACCAACTACTGGGTTGATACCTACTGATGGTGTAATACCCTTTAGCTGGTCATTGGATACTGTGGGGATAATCGTGAAAGATAACATTGGACTGTTACGAAGAGTTTTTGATGCTATTTTACTAAATGAAAAAAAGAAGGTTGAAATAGCTAAACTAAGAACAAGACCGCGTCTAGGTTTATTTTTATTTGATGATATGGAAGTTTCAAGAATATTGCTGAAAGAAATATATGCAAAATTATCTTCATATTTTGATATAGTCGAGGTCGATCTTCCTTTACTAAGGCAATATGGGTCTAAAACTAGAAGAACTATATCATTGGCTGAAGCTTCTTCCTATCATAAAGATTGGATAACTGAAAATAGTGATAAATACTTTAAAGATACTTATACGTTACTCCTTGATGGTATGAAGATCTCTGCTACAGACTATATAGATGCACTTAGATATAGAAGGGTATTAATAGAAGAATATATAAAAGCATTTAAAAATATTGATTTTATTTTGTCTCCAACAACAAAAATTGTTGCACCTAAAATTTCTGACGTGCTCTCTAATCCTCTTCAATTTAGAGAATATCTAATAGCTAATACTGAACTGTTTAATGTAGTTGGGGCACCATCAATAAGCATACCATTTTCTACCCTTAATGAGTTGCCAGTTGGTTTAATGATAAGCGGAGAGTTGTATAAAGATGGGGATTTAGTTGAGGTCACTGAATATATTTTAAACGTTGTAGGAAAACATTAA
- a CDS encoding IS6 family transposase, which translates to MEYINLKPRFYTSEVIASALASYLSGLSSWRTSLPHSTLLYYLRRLSCIKYVVPISGFYAVDETKIMVIKGQYYYVWIVRDVKTCAIPFFMVTSLRSGVHVLIVLTNVKNAEKEAEKVLKTRIDKVIYLHDGATIYNAFTWLNVEHKRVTFNERDYAEQGFRSLKHRISSMDFHFPWNTNRFTLTRWLSVFFLAYNALYAPVYLPDRGVIINVNIPNE; encoded by the coding sequence ATGGAGTATATTAATCTTAAGCCTAGGTTTTACACTAGTGAGGTAATAGCCTCGGCTTTGGCTAGTTACCTCTCGGGTTTGTCTTCTTGGAGGACTTCTTTGCCTCATTCTACCTTATTGTACTACTTGAGGAGGTTGAGCTGCATTAAGTACGTAGTGCCAATTAGTGGTTTTTATGCGGTAGACGAGACTAAAATTATGGTAATTAAGGGGCAGTATTATTACGTGTGGATTGTGAGGGATGTAAAGACTTGTGCGATACCCTTCTTCATGGTGACGAGCTTGAGGAGTGGAGTGCACGTACTAATAGTCTTGACCAACGTGAAGAATGCGGAAAAGGAGGCTGAGAAAGTGCTCAAAACGAGGATAGACAAGGTAATCTACCTACACGATGGGGCAACAATCTATAACGCGTTCACTTGGCTAAACGTGGAGCACAAGAGGGTAACGTTCAACGAGAGGGACTACGCAGAACAAGGGTTTAGGAGCTTAAAACACAGGATATCCTCAATGGATTTTCACTTCCCGTGGAACACTAATAGGTTCACGCTCACGAGGTGGTTATCAGTGTTCTTCCTAGCTTATAACGCGCTTTACGCTCCAGTATATTTGCCAGATAGGGGAGTGATAATAAATGTAAATATTCCAAATGAATGA
- a CDS encoding acryloyl-coenzyme A reductase produces MKAVVVPGKQKGYRIEEVPDQIPGKDEVVIRVNRAALCYRDLLQLQGFYPRMKYPVILGHEVVGTIEQVGENVKGFKEGDKVISLLYAPDGTCHYCQMGEEAYCHSRLGYSEELDGFFAEKAKIKVASLVKVGTNVPDEGAVLVPCVTGMVYRSLRRAKLQKGETVLVTGASGGVGIHAIQVAKALGAKVIGVTTSEEKAAFIRKFADHVIVGSKFSEEAKKIGDVNVVIDTVGTPTIDESLKSLWMGGRLIQIGNVDPTQIYELRLGYVILKDIEVIGHASATKRDAEETLKLTGEGKINPVVAATVGLDEIDKGYEILKDKHKIGKVLVKP; encoded by the coding sequence ATGAAAGCCGTAGTAGTTCCGGGTAAGCAAAAAGGATATAGGATAGAAGAAGTCCCAGATCAAATCCCAGGGAAAGATGAAGTTGTAATTAGGGTAAATAGAGCAGCATTATGTTATAGAGATCTATTGCAACTACAAGGTTTTTATCCAAGAATGAAATATCCAGTAATTTTAGGACATGAAGTAGTTGGTACAATAGAACAAGTTGGAGAGAACGTTAAAGGCTTTAAAGAAGGTGATAAGGTAATTTCGCTTCTTTATGCACCTGATGGAACTTGCCATTATTGTCAAATGGGCGAGGAAGCATATTGCCACTCCAGGTTAGGTTATTCAGAGGAATTAGACGGCTTCTTTGCTGAAAAAGCAAAGATAAAAGTTGCAAGTCTCGTAAAAGTTGGCACTAACGTCCCAGATGAGGGAGCGGTTTTAGTACCTTGTGTAACTGGAATGGTTTATAGAAGTTTGAGAAGGGCAAAGTTGCAAAAGGGGGAAACAGTTCTAGTTACAGGGGCTAGTGGTGGTGTTGGTATTCATGCCATACAAGTTGCTAAAGCACTTGGTGCAAAAGTGATAGGAGTAACTACATCAGAGGAAAAAGCGGCTTTCATAAGGAAATTCGCTGACCATGTAATAGTAGGTAGTAAATTCTCAGAAGAAGCAAAGAAGATAGGCGATGTAAATGTAGTTATTGACACAGTAGGTACACCAACAATAGATGAAAGTCTGAAAAGTTTGTGGATGGGGGGTAGGCTGATACAAATAGGTAACGTCGATCCAACTCAGATATATGAATTAAGATTAGGATACGTCATATTGAAAGATATAGAAGTAATAGGTCATGCGTCCGCTACCAAGAGGGATGCAGAAGAAACTCTCAAGTTAACTGGAGAAGGAAAGATAAATCCCGTAGTCGCTGCAACAGTAGGGCTAGATGAGATAGATAAGGGATATGAAATACTAAAGGATAAGCATAAGATTGGGAAGGTACTAGTAAAGCCTTAA
- a CDS encoding beta-CASP ribonuclease aCPSF1 yields MNRLASLNRINTISLIYSELKDLGITRIEYEGPTIAVYVKKPTMVTEKGEVIKKIAKDIKKRIVIKADPSVRKDKKEAVEIIKNIVPTEAEIVDIKFDDDLGEVLIKAKKPGLVIGKGGSLQQRIFAETFWKAEIVREPPIRSRTYDSILEHIYNETEYRAKILKVFGERIHRETVFQDKYVRITALGGFLEVGRSAVLVETPESKVLLDVGLNPSANMFGEKLFPRLDIDQLKIEELDAVVITHAHLDHCGMVPFLFKYGYEGPVYTTVPTRDIMALMQLDSLDVAEKEGKPIPYSAKEVRKELLHTITLDYGEVTDIAPDIRLTFYNAGHILGSAMAHLHIGDGKHNIVYTGDFKYAKTKLLDKANTEFPRVDTLIMETTYGAQDQPNREESELELLEIINKTLNRGGKVLIPVLAVGRGQEIMLIINDFMKKKLIPEVPVYVTGLVDEVTAIHNAYPEWLGREVREEILYKDENPFTSEHFKRIEGYKEDIAKGEPSIILATSGMLNGGPAVEFFKTMAPDPKNAIIFVSYQAEGTLGRKVRDGAKEVQILDRDGRVESIQINMEVEAVEGFSGHSDRRQLFNFLRNIEPKPKNIILNHGEASAIKAFANYIRDDRLGYKPFIYTPAILDSLRVA; encoded by the coding sequence GTGAATAGATTGGCATCTTTAAATAGGATTAACACAATATCGTTAATATACTCTGAACTAAAGGATTTGGGAATAACCAGAATTGAATATGAAGGACCTACAATAGCGGTATATGTAAAGAAACCGACAATGGTAACAGAAAAGGGGGAAGTAATAAAGAAGATTGCCAAGGATATTAAAAAGAGAATAGTAATAAAGGCAGATCCTTCAGTAAGGAAGGATAAGAAGGAAGCTGTTGAAATAATAAAGAACATTGTACCTACGGAAGCTGAAATTGTGGATATAAAATTTGACGATGACTTAGGTGAGGTATTAATAAAAGCGAAGAAACCAGGGTTAGTAATAGGAAAAGGTGGCTCATTACAACAAAGGATATTTGCGGAGACATTTTGGAAGGCTGAAATAGTTAGAGAACCGCCAATAAGGTCTAGGACATATGACAGTATTCTAGAGCATATTTACAATGAGACTGAATATAGAGCTAAAATACTAAAGGTTTTTGGAGAAAGGATACATAGGGAGACAGTATTTCAAGATAAGTACGTGAGAATTACGGCATTAGGAGGCTTTCTAGAAGTTGGGCGATCTGCAGTATTAGTAGAAACTCCAGAAAGTAAAGTATTGCTAGATGTAGGACTTAACCCTAGCGCGAATATGTTTGGAGAGAAATTGTTTCCTAGGCTTGACATTGACCAATTAAAAATAGAGGAGTTAGATGCTGTAGTTATCACACATGCACATTTAGATCATTGCGGAATGGTGCCATTTCTCTTTAAGTATGGATATGAGGGGCCAGTATACACTACTGTACCAACAAGGGATATAATGGCATTAATGCAATTAGACTCACTTGACGTTGCAGAGAAGGAAGGTAAACCTATACCTTACTCCGCTAAAGAAGTAAGAAAAGAGCTATTACATACAATAACGTTAGATTATGGAGAGGTTACTGATATTGCCCCAGACATAAGGTTAACATTCTATAACGCTGGTCACATATTAGGATCTGCAATGGCTCATTTGCACATTGGAGATGGAAAACATAACATAGTCTATACTGGCGATTTCAAATATGCGAAAACCAAATTGCTTGATAAGGCAAATACGGAATTCCCGAGGGTTGATACGCTAATCATGGAAACTACCTATGGAGCACAAGATCAGCCAAATAGAGAAGAATCGGAATTAGAGTTGTTAGAGATTATAAATAAAACGCTTAATAGAGGAGGAAAAGTATTAATTCCAGTACTAGCTGTGGGAAGAGGACAAGAAATTATGCTTATAATAAACGATTTCATGAAAAAGAAGCTTATTCCGGAAGTTCCAGTTTATGTAACGGGATTAGTTGATGAAGTTACAGCTATACATAATGCATATCCGGAATGGCTAGGAAGGGAAGTAAGAGAGGAAATTCTATACAAGGATGAAAACCCGTTTACCTCAGAACACTTTAAGAGAATTGAAGGATATAAAGAGGATATAGCAAAAGGTGAACCTTCTATAATTTTAGCAACCTCCGGAATGTTAAACGGAGGCCCAGCTGTGGAGTTCTTCAAGACCATGGCGCCAGATCCTAAAAATGCAATAATATTTGTAAGCTATCAAGCAGAGGGCACATTAGGCAGAAAAGTGAGAGATGGCGCAAAAGAAGTACAAATTCTAGATAGGGATGGAAGAGTGGAGTCAATACAAATTAATATGGAAGTAGAGGCAGTTGAAGGATTTTCTGGACACTCTGATAGAAGGCAATTGTTTAACTTCCTCAGAAACATTGAACCAAAACCTAAAAATATAATATTAAATCACGGAGAAGCGTCAGCAATAAAAGCATTCGCGAACTATATAAGAGATGATAGATTGGGATATAAGCCTTTTATATACACTCCAGCAATATTAGATAGCCTAAGAGTAGCCTAA